CGAAGCTCGTCAGGCCGCGATCGTCGCCACCGAGAACACCGCCGGCGTCAAGGAAGTTCACGACCATCTCTGCTTCGTCGATACTTATTCTGGATTCTATATGGAATCGCCTGAAGACATGAAGGCCGCTGGATGAAAGCCGCCGGATCGAGGCGACCATGCTTGGATGGCTCGTTCGGATTCTCTTCGCCCTGGCAGCGCCGATCACGGCGCTGTTCGTGGCGCGTGACGCGTTGAACTTCGGTCTGATCCAGACCGTCGTGGCCATGTTGCTGGTGACCGCCGTGGTCTGGCTGGTTGCCGCATACACCGGGCGGAACCGACAGGCGCCTCGGTAACCTCTGAGGGGACAAGGTGTCGGGCTCCTGAAAGCCCAGCCTATTGGCTAGGCGGCTCCTGCCTAACCGTCGCCAGCAGCCGCAGGATGGCGTCGGCCGGCACCGCAAAGGCAAAGCCGCTGCGCCCCTCGCCTCTGCGCGCGACGACGACCCCGATCAGCTTGCCGCGCAGATTGATCATTGCGCCGCCGGAGCTCCCCGCCTCGACCAGAGCATCCGATTGGATCAGATCGTCGTTGGCGATTCCGGGGCAAGAGCGGTGGAGCGCCGAAACGATCCCCAAAGACACGCTCGGCCCGAGATTGAGGGAGTCACCGATGGCCAGGACGAACTCTCCGACATCGATAGCCGCCGTCATCTCCAGCGCCGGGGCGTGAAGCGCATTGGCAGTGACTTAAAGCAGAGCGACGTCGTCCCGATCCGATCGGGCGACCAAGCCGGCATTCAACGTTCGCCCATCCTGAAGCGACACCTCCACGGCCATAGCGTTGGCAACCAGATGATTTGCGGTAACAACAAGGCCCGCCGCA
This genomic stretch from Bradyrhizobium daqingense harbors:
- a CDS encoding S1C family serine protease produces the protein MTAAIDVGEFVLAIGDSLNLGPSVSLGIVSALHRSCPGIANDDLIQSDALVEAGSSGGAMINLRGKLIGVVVARRGEGRSGFAFAVPADAILRLLATVRQEPPSQ